A region from the bacterium genome encodes:
- a CDS encoding sigma 54-interacting transcriptional regulator codes for MTTQPALPREQLQALFDISQVLNAIWDIDSLLERIMDIAIQTVNAERGFLVLREDGNGTGLSVRTARNISPESALSVSEISRSIVMGAIESQQGVLTIDAQTDPRFAGAESVIFNQIRAVMAVPFLLRGKIVGAIYLDSRKHREGFTDELLAFLKAFSNLCAIAIENARLMGSLRDENYQLRSEVQRTYQFKEIIGNSARMQDVFELLNKIIHADISVLLEGESGTGKELVARALHYNGPRRDKAFIAQFCGNLSETLLESELFGHKRGAFTGAVSDKKGLLEIADGGTFFLDEVSDIPLSIQAKLLRVLQDGEFRRVGDTETRRVDVRVISATNKPLGKEVERGSFREDLFYRLNVITINMPPLRERDGDLPLLVRHFLSKYAAKSGTQEKRISPEAMRLLSSYHWPGNVRELENAIERAIVLAGDRDITPDELIIPRVLKTPGGSRSLREHERDYVMRTLDEMGGNKTKTASALGVSLRWLHYKLAEWKDGSN; via the coding sequence ATGACCACGCAGCCCGCGCTGCCGCGCGAGCAATTGCAGGCACTGTTTGACATATCCCAGGTTCTCAACGCCATCTGGGACATAGATTCGCTGCTGGAGCGGATTATGGATATAGCGATTCAGACGGTAAATGCGGAGCGGGGATTTCTTGTGTTGCGTGAAGACGGCAACGGAACCGGTCTTTCCGTGCGGACAGCACGCAACATTTCGCCTGAATCAGCGCTGTCCGTGTCCGAAATCAGCCGCTCCATCGTTATGGGGGCAATTGAATCGCAGCAAGGCGTGTTGACGATAGATGCGCAGACCGATCCGCGTTTCGCCGGTGCGGAATCGGTCATATTCAATCAGATTCGTGCAGTCATGGCGGTTCCGTTTCTTCTTCGCGGGAAGATAGTCGGAGCGATTTATCTTGACAGCCGCAAGCATCGTGAAGGATTCACGGATGAATTGCTGGCCTTTTTGAAGGCCTTTTCGAATCTGTGTGCTATCGCCATCGAGAATGCGCGCTTGATGGGCAGCTTGCGGGATGAGAACTATCAACTGCGAAGTGAAGTCCAGAGAACGTACCAGTTCAAGGAGATCATCGGAAACAGCGCACGCATGCAAGATGTTTTCGAACTTCTGAACAAGATAATTCATGCAGATATCAGTGTCCTGCTGGAAGGTGAGTCCGGCACCGGAAAGGAGTTGGTAGCACGGGCATTGCACTATAATGGACCGCGGCGTGATAAGGCTTTCATTGCCCAGTTTTGCGGAAACCTGTCTGAAACACTGTTAGAGAGCGAACTCTTTGGCCACAAGCGCGGGGCCTTTACCGGCGCGGTTTCGGACAAGAAGGGTCTTTTGGAAATTGCGGACGGCGGGACGTTTTTTCTCGACGAAGTGTCGGACATTCCGTTGTCCATTCAGGCCAAGCTTTTGCGTGTGCTGCAGGACGGTGAGTTCCGACGTGTAGGAGATACGGAAACCAGACGGGTTGATGTCAGGGTTATTTCTGCGACAAACAAACCGCTTGGGAAGGAAGTGGAACGAGGCAGTTTTCGCGAAGACCTGTTCTACCGGTTGAACGTTATAACAATAAACATGCCACCTCTGCGCGAGCGTGACGGCGACCTTCCTCTTCTTGTCAGGCACTTCTTGAGCAAATACGCTGCAAAGAGCGGCACACAGGAAAAGAGGATTTCACCCGAAGCGATGCGGCTCTTGTCGAGCTACCATTGGCCGGGTAATGTTCGCGAACTGGAGAATGCGATAGAGCGTGCCATTGTTCTTGCGGGCGATCGCGACATCACACCGGATGAGTTGATCATTCCCAGAGTGCTGAAAACACCCGGCGGGTCCCGGTCATTACGCGAACACGAGCGTGATTACGTCATGCGAACGCTGGACGAGATGGGAGGCAACAAGACGAAAACAGCGTCAGCGCTTGGGGTATCATTGCGATGGCTGCATTACAAGTTGGCAGAGTGGAAAGACGGAAGCAATTGA
- a CDS encoding serine/threonine protein kinase, with product MNDERVRLVREISRSGVATVWEGWDSSLDRKVLVKSIHPQFARDSDLRIRFEREARAIARISHPNVVQIYDIQAGEDSLSLMLEFVDGITLGSLLKNRGILPIGLALRIITEILAGLEQAHAHGIVHRDLKPDNILIAQNGVVKITDFGLASLRDLPAVTQEGMVVGTPSYMSPEQALGGETGPQTDLFTCGAMLFEMLTGLRLIQGENLGEAFQNVMKYRPPDLNLYADVIPINVRMILEELIERDPSERPHSASVVRNALLADPVIRTFDLGQVAEYLGSEGRVEPVGVRTPSGVLSRKRSLIWYGTAAVLLIATVVALITTKRDARTFVTEEERPVPVDTLPHQPADTALDSSIVDEVVRPIADTVPVPKTPEKRDSLPAALGQVEPEKPTGPAFATITSTPWSRVFYNDSLLGTTPMLTPIQLPQGKGTLLFLNDQVKLPVSRTIELVPGDTTEIAVNLQESIARLRIASVRPWADVYVDGELKFRTPSTQIVFLPLGKHVLELRHPEFPTYTKELIFESGDPVYEVRVDLTQM from the coding sequence ATGAATGATGAGCGCGTAAGACTCGTTCGCGAAATTTCGCGGAGCGGCGTGGCCACGGTTTGGGAGGGTTGGGACAGCAGTCTCGACCGGAAAGTACTTGTCAAATCAATTCATCCGCAGTTCGCCCGTGACTCCGATCTGCGGATTCGTTTTGAGCGGGAAGCACGTGCGATTGCCCGTATTTCACACCCTAATGTAGTTCAGATTTACGATATTCAAGCGGGAGAGGACTCACTCTCTCTCATGCTTGAATTCGTTGACGGGATCACGCTCGGCAGTCTTCTCAAGAATCGTGGGATCCTGCCAATCGGTCTTGCCTTGCGCATCATAACGGAAATTCTGGCAGGTCTCGAACAGGCGCATGCACACGGCATTGTTCACCGAGACTTGAAGCCCGATAACATCCTGATTGCACAGAATGGCGTGGTGAAGATCACGGACTTCGGTCTCGCCAGCTTGCGTGACTTGCCGGCAGTGACTCAAGAGGGGATGGTCGTCGGCACACCTTCCTATATGTCGCCTGAGCAAGCGCTGGGAGGTGAAACGGGACCGCAGACAGACCTATTCACCTGCGGAGCCATGCTCTTTGAAATGTTGACAGGTCTGCGTCTGATTCAGGGAGAGAATCTCGGTGAGGCATTTCAGAATGTGATGAAGTACAGGCCGCCTGATCTGAATCTTTATGCAGACGTGATTCCGATCAATGTGCGAATGATTCTCGAAGAGCTGATTGAACGTGATCCATCCGAACGGCCGCACAGCGCTTCGGTAGTTAGAAACGCGTTGCTGGCAGACCCTGTTATTCGCACATTTGACCTCGGTCAGGTTGCAGAATACTTGGGCAGCGAAGGCCGTGTGGAGCCGGTAGGCGTCCGAACCCCATCGGGAGTGCTTTCGCGCAAACGAAGCCTAATCTGGTACGGAACTGCCGCCGTTCTATTGATTGCAACAGTTGTTGCCCTGATAACAACAAAACGTGACGCGCGTACATTCGTGACTGAAGAGGAAAGACCTGTGCCGGTGGACACTCTGCCGCATCAGCCCGCCGATACTGCACTCGATTCATCCATTGTGGATGAAGTTGTGCGCCCAATCGCTGACACCGTTCCGGTGCCGAAGACTCCTGAGAAGCGTGACTCACTTCCTGCAGCTCTGGGACAAGTAGAACCGGAGAAGCCAACGGGACCGGCTTTCGCAACAATAACAAGCACACCGTGGTCCCGTGTCTTCTACAACGACTCTCTGCTTGGAACGACTCCAATGCTTACACCTATTCAACTTCCTCAGGGAAAGGGAACACTGCTGTTTCTGAATGATCAGGTTAAGCTTCCGGTTTCGCGAACCATTGAGTTAGTGCCGGGTGACACGACTGAGATCGCAGTGAACTTGCAGGAATCTATCGCTCGCCTGAGAATTGCGTCGGTTAGGCCATGGGCAGACGTTTATGTAGACGGCGAATTGAAATTCCGAACCCCTTCAACGCAAATAGTATTTCTACCCTTGGGCAAACACGTTCTCGAACTAAGGCATCCGGAGTTTCCAACCTATACAAAGGAACTGATATTTGAGTCTGGGGATCCAGTTTATGAGGTGCGAGTTGATTTGACTCAAATGTAA
- a CDS encoding ATP-binding cassette domain-containing protein: protein MIELQNLTKSYGGAKAVDGVSLNVPKGQILGFLGPNGAGKTTTMRMITGYMPPTSGTITVDGLTMEKDSLAIREKIGYLPEMAPVYQDMNVLDYLHYVCALRKIAKDKEKGRIKEVVDRCGLVAVLGKDVGQLSKGYRQRVGLAQAIIHDPEYLILDEPTAGLDPNQIVEIRALIKELGREKTVILSTHILSEVQATCSRVIIISSGKLVADNTPEGLQAGLQGRTVLMLTLKGSADGAIAKLKSLQSVDEVRNVQTSKPGESKLRVESGPGSDMREEVFKLAVRENWTLLEMIPETQSLEEVFHKLTAA, encoded by the coding sequence ATGATTGAACTTCAAAACTTGACCAAATCCTACGGTGGTGCAAAAGCCGTAGACGGGGTCTCGCTGAATGTGCCAAAGGGCCAGATTCTCGGTTTCCTTGGGCCAAATGGTGCAGGCAAGACCACGACAATGCGAATGATCACAGGCTACATGCCTCCGACTTCGGGAACGATAACGGTAGACGGCCTGACCATGGAAAAGGACTCGCTGGCAATACGCGAGAAGATAGGCTATCTGCCGGAGATGGCTCCAGTCTATCAAGACATGAATGTTCTGGACTACTTGCACTACGTGTGCGCACTCCGCAAGATTGCCAAGGATAAGGAAAAGGGCCGCATAAAGGAAGTTGTGGATCGCTGTGGTCTGGTCGCGGTGCTTGGCAAGGACGTTGGTCAGCTCTCGAAGGGCTACCGCCAGCGCGTCGGACTTGCCCAGGCAATAATCCACGATCCGGAATATTTGATTCTCGACGAACCTACAGCCGGTCTGGACCCAAATCAGATTGTCGAGATCAGAGCACTCATTAAAGAACTTGGCCGCGAGAAGACAGTTATCTTGTCCACGCACATTCTGTCGGAAGTGCAGGCCACTTGCTCAAGAGTAATCATAATCAGCAGCGGAAAGCTTGTTGCTGATAATACTCCGGAAGGATTGCAAGCGGGATTACAGGGACGGACAGTGCTGATGTTGACTCTGAAGGGCTCCGCGGACGGCGCAATCGCAAAGTTGAAGAGTCTTCAGTCGGTGGACGAAGTTCGAAACGTCCAAACCTCAAAGCCTGGAGAATCAAAACTCCGTGTAGAGAGTGGTCCGGGATCCGACATGCGTGAAGAAGTATTCAAGCTTGCGGTTCGGGAAAACTGGACTTTACTAGAGATGATCCCCGAGACACAGAGTCTCGAAGAAGTCTTCCACAAACTTACGGCGGCCTAA
- a CDS encoding ABC transporter permease subunit — protein MHNITVIARREFKSYFDSPVAYIVLTFFLIITGYFFTSNLFLANQADLRTLWGIVPLLFVFFIPALSMKLLAEEKKTGTIELLYTYPIKDSEIVVGKYLAALGLIGVLIACTIVYAFTVGSLGDMDTGQAVAGYIGLLLMAASYLAIGVFASSVTDNQIVAFILALFISFFFFIADKILFFLPGAIAGIFEYLAIEYHFQNVARGVIDSRNVLYFASVIFFALLMASHALSRRRGD, from the coding sequence ATGCACAACATTACTGTCATCGCGCGCCGGGAGTTCAAGTCCTACTTTGATTCACCTGTTGCCTACATCGTTCTCACGTTTTTCTTGATTATCACCGGCTATTTCTTCACAAGCAATCTGTTCCTGGCGAATCAAGCGGATCTGCGAACTCTGTGGGGAATCGTACCGCTGTTGTTTGTGTTCTTCATACCTGCGCTTTCCATGAAACTGCTGGCGGAGGAGAAGAAAACCGGCACAATCGAGCTGTTATATACGTACCCGATTAAAGATTCCGAAATAGTTGTCGGCAAGTATCTTGCTGCATTGGGACTAATCGGTGTATTGATTGCCTGCACGATCGTTTACGCATTTACAGTTGGCAGTCTGGGTGACATGGATACGGGACAGGCCGTCGCAGGCTATATCGGTCTGCTGCTCATGGCAGCCTCCTACCTTGCCATTGGTGTCTTTGCCTCGTCTGTGACAGACAATCAGATCGTCGCCTTCATTCTGGCCTTATTCATATCGTTCTTCTTTTTCATTGCCGACAAGATTCTGTTTTTCCTGCCGGGTGCTATCGCAGGGATTTTCGAGTATCTGGCAATCGAGTATCACTTTCAGAATGTCGCGCGCGGTGTCATAGACAGCCGAAATGTCCTGTATTTTGCATCAGTCATCTTCTTTGCTTTACTGATGGCAAGCCACGCACTTTCTCGCCGCCGGGGAGACTAA
- a CDS encoding Gldg family protein, with protein MSTKTWSVSNISTLLVIAAIIIVVNLIGLKLFARADLTEQSIYTLSQASRNVVGGLTDRLTVKAYFTKDLPAPYNANSRYVRDILEDYRTYGNGNFYYEFVDPADEEQLEREAQSYRVQPAQVNVMEKDALQLKKVYMGLVLIYGDKHETIPLIQSVNNFEYEMTSTIKRLVSKELPKIGFLTNYGTPDLGQDLRTVATALSKHYEVVPINTKSGAELVPDDVHVLCVVQPEEQIDDWTKFVIDQFIMRGGKVAWFVNKVSGDASTSQATQLQLDIDDWTRRYGFTVANNLVLDANGAMINIQRQQGIFMMTNLVRYPAFPEVVNFNQDHPVTKGLSAGTLFFPSSIDTVRPGEGNVSITSLIQSSEYTMVQVGQFDISPEARRERSQFTGGQKLFAVSLTGTFPSYFKGRSVPLPADSTAVAPTLNILTESSDTRMIVVGDGNLLQGQYMQQGGPNLVFFLNSIDWLSQDTDLLAIRSRDAAVRPLNPNITDETKQRVKLANLIGPPALVLLLGAMRWRNRRKRKEVTL; from the coding sequence ATGAGCACGAAAACCTGGTCAGTTTCAAATATTTCAACACTACTTGTGATCGCCGCGATTATCATCGTGGTGAATCTAATCGGCCTGAAGCTGTTTGCCCGTGCGGACTTGACCGAGCAGTCAATTTACACGCTAAGTCAGGCGTCCCGCAACGTTGTCGGCGGATTAACAGATCGTCTGACAGTAAAAGCGTATTTCACAAAGGACTTGCCCGCACCTTATAATGCGAATTCGAGGTATGTTCGCGACATTCTCGAGGACTACCGAACATACGGCAATGGCAACTTCTACTATGAATTCGTGGACCCCGCCGACGAGGAGCAGCTTGAGCGCGAAGCGCAGAGCTATCGTGTTCAGCCCGCGCAAGTTAACGTCATGGAGAAGGATGCGCTTCAGCTGAAGAAAGTCTACATGGGTCTTGTGCTCATCTACGGTGACAAGCACGAGACTATTCCGTTGATACAGTCTGTGAATAACTTTGAGTACGAGATGACGTCCACGATCAAACGTCTCGTGTCCAAAGAGCTTCCGAAGATCGGTTTCCTGACCAATTACGGGACGCCCGATTTAGGACAGGATTTGCGGACTGTGGCTACGGCCTTGTCAAAGCATTATGAAGTCGTGCCGATAAACACGAAGTCAGGAGCGGAACTTGTCCCGGACGATGTGCACGTCCTCTGCGTTGTGCAGCCGGAGGAACAGATTGATGACTGGACGAAGTTTGTAATTGACCAGTTCATCATGCGGGGAGGCAAAGTTGCCTGGTTTGTGAACAAGGTATCCGGTGATGCTTCGACGTCGCAGGCCACTCAGCTTCAACTCGACATTGACGACTGGACAAGGCGATATGGCTTTACCGTTGCGAACAATCTTGTTCTAGATGCAAACGGAGCCATGATCAATATCCAGCGACAGCAGGGAATCTTCATGATGACCAATTTGGTTCGCTATCCGGCATTCCCCGAGGTTGTGAATTTCAATCAGGATCATCCTGTCACGAAGGGGCTCAGCGCCGGTACTCTGTTCTTCCCAAGTTCAATTGACACTGTTCGACCCGGGGAAGGCAACGTGTCGATTACTTCGCTGATTCAATCCTCCGAATACACGATGGTGCAGGTTGGGCAGTTTGACATTAGTCCGGAAGCGCGGAGAGAGCGATCGCAATTCACAGGCGGTCAGAAACTCTTCGCAGTGTCTTTAACTGGTACATTCCCGTCGTATTTCAAAGGCCGATCGGTACCTTTGCCGGCCGACAGCACGGCCGTAGCGCCGACGTTAAACATACTGACCGAAAGCAGTGACACCCGCATGATAGTTGTCGGTGATGGCAACCTGCTCCAAGGCCAATACATGCAGCAGGGCGGACCAAATCTTGTGTTCTTCTTAAATTCAATTGACTGGCTGTCACAGGATACCGACTTGCTTGCGATACGATCCCGAGATGCTGCCGTACGTCCACTTAACCCGAACATCACGGATGAGACGAAACAGCGCGTGAAACTTGCAAACTTGATAGGTCCGCCGGCACTTGTTCTGCTGTTGGGTGCGATGAGATGGCGTAATCGTCGGAAGCGCAAGGAGGTAACATTATGA
- a CDS encoding DUF4340 domain-containing protein — MNKTAVLAAVLFALIAIYWVMSQSEPVAKTDIPLVQADSASITYMKIITSTDTTELRKEGDGWKVMGEKVFPANTQNVGRALQRFSQMSKKAMVTDKPDRYPEFEVDAAKGVLVNFSANGKENSIFLGKAGPTMQTSYARIEGQKEVWEIGGNHASTFKRQRTDWRDKTITALPMDSIRKVTISLDNSLLVLERQDTVWHATENGVEFPAVKQNVERITRMLSRMNTVEFADTLTESTFANPKGVVTAEMLDGSVTELKFMPRDEKQYFVRKSGALSDFVIYNSTADVLLKKKEDLIEKAKPAS; from the coding sequence ATGAACAAGACTGCAGTACTTGCCGCCGTACTTTTTGCCTTGATCGCGATTTACTGGGTCATGTCACAAAGCGAGCCGGTTGCGAAGACGGATATTCCGCTTGTTCAGGCCGACAGCGCCTCCATAACTTACATGAAGATCATTACTTCCACGGATACTACTGAACTTCGGAAGGAAGGAGATGGTTGGAAAGTGATGGGAGAGAAGGTCTTTCCGGCAAACACACAGAATGTCGGCCGCGCTCTGCAGCGTTTCTCGCAAATGTCTAAGAAAGCAATGGTAACTGATAAGCCCGACCGCTATCCGGAGTTTGAAGTTGATGCAGCAAAGGGTGTTTTGGTCAACTTCAGCGCGAATGGGAAGGAAAACTCCATCTTTCTTGGCAAGGCGGGACCGACGATGCAGACCAGCTATGCGCGAATTGAAGGTCAGAAGGAAGTCTGGGAAATCGGCGGCAATCATGCTTCGACATTTAAGCGGCAGCGGACGGACTGGCGCGACAAGACGATTACGGCCTTGCCGATGGACAGTATCCGAAAAGTTACCATTTCTTTGGACAATAGCCTGCTTGTTCTCGAAAGGCAGGATACAGTCTGGCACGCGACGGAGAACGGCGTTGAATTCCCGGCAGTCAAGCAGAATGTCGAACGAATTACCCGGATGCTGTCCCGCATGAATACAGTGGAATTCGCGGATACACTCACTGAGTCCACCTTCGCGAATCCCAAAGGCGTTGTGACAGCCGAGATGCTAGACGGTTCGGTAACGGAACTCAAGTTTATGCCCCGTGACGAGAAGCAGTACTTTGTCAGAAAGTCAGGTGCATTGTCAGATTTCGTGATTTACAATAGTACAGCAGATGTGCTGCTCAAGAAGAAGGAAGATTTGATTGAGAAAGCGAAGCCTGCAAGTTAA